In one window of Paenibacillus sp. DNA:
- a CDS encoding YicC/YloC family endoribonuclease has product MLRSMTGYGRDSRSVGPLTFTVEMKSVNHRYAEVVCRLPREWNHLEDRLRKLAASRIGRGRVDVTVAVDRTGETPRQAEVDWALAAAYADAANRLKERFALAESGLTAWELLKAPGVFSVREDELPDSADDELLACAAGALERLAAMREAEGRFLEADARAKLAAVEERVERIRELAPNVAAEVRERLRERIEQLTGGNAPVDEARLAAEVAYFAERSAIDEELTRLASHAKQFAALLDANEPVGRKLDFLLQEMNREANTIGSKANHAGVSALVVEVKAELEKLREQTQNIE; this is encoded by the coding sequence GTGCTGCGAAGCATGACCGGATACGGACGCGATTCCAGAAGCGTTGGACCACTGACGTTTACGGTCGAGATGAAATCCGTAAACCATCGATATGCGGAAGTCGTATGCCGGCTTCCGCGGGAATGGAACCACTTGGAGGACAGGCTCCGCAAGCTCGCGGCATCACGCATCGGCCGCGGGCGCGTCGACGTGACCGTCGCGGTCGATCGGACCGGGGAGACGCCCCGGCAGGCGGAAGTCGATTGGGCGCTCGCGGCGGCGTACGCGGACGCGGCGAACCGGCTCAAGGAGCGGTTCGCCCTCGCGGAGAGCGGCCTCACGGCGTGGGAGCTGCTGAAGGCGCCCGGCGTATTTTCCGTCCGCGAGGACGAACTGCCGGACAGCGCGGACGACGAGCTGCTCGCCTGCGCGGCGGGCGCGTTGGAGCGGCTCGCCGCCATGCGCGAGGCCGAAGGACGGTTCCTCGAAGCGGACGCGCGGGCGAAGCTCGCGGCCGTCGAGGAGCGCGTCGAGCGCATCCGCGAGCTCGCGCCGAACGTCGCCGCCGAAGTACGGGAGCGTCTGCGCGAGCGGATCGAGCAGCTCACCGGCGGGAACGCGCCGGTCGACGAGGCGCGGCTCGCCGCGGAGGTCGCGTATTTCGCGGAGCGGAGCGCGATCGACGAGGAGCTGACGCGCCTTGCGAGCCACGCGAAGCAGTTCGCCGCGCTGCTCGACGCGAACGAGCCTGTCGGCAGGAAGCTGGACTTCCTCCTGCAAGAGATGAACCGGGAAGCGAATACGATCGGTTCGAAAGCGAACCACGCGGGCGTGTCCGCCCTGGTCGTCGAAGTGAAAGCCGAACTCGAAAAGCTGCGGGAACAAACGCAAAACATCGAGTGA
- the gmk gene encoding guanylate kinase, translating to MTKGLLLVLSGPSGVGKGTLCNLLRKMSPELVYSVSATTRKPREGEIDGVNYFFKTHEEFRSMIEAGELLEWAEYVGNYYGTPKSFVQQTIDNGKDIILEIDVQGAMQVKERFPDAIFIFVLPPSLEELRNRIVGRGTETESSIRSRMAAAADELKLMEHYDYAVVNDVLETACNRVQCIIAAEHCKRERVFPAIQNWLNEV from the coding sequence ATGACCAAAGGTTTGCTGCTCGTGTTGTCCGGCCCGTCCGGCGTAGGCAAGGGAACGCTGTGCAACCTGCTGCGGAAGATGTCTCCCGAGCTCGTATATTCGGTCTCGGCCACGACGCGGAAACCGCGGGAGGGCGAGATCGACGGCGTCAACTATTTTTTCAAAACGCATGAAGAGTTCCGTTCGATGATCGAAGCCGGCGAACTGCTCGAATGGGCGGAATACGTCGGCAACTATTACGGAACGCCGAAGTCGTTCGTGCAGCAGACGATCGACAACGGCAAAGACATCATTCTCGAAATCGACGTGCAGGGCGCGATGCAGGTGAAAGAGCGGTTTCCGGACGCGATCTTCATCTTCGTGCTGCCGCCGTCGCTCGAGGAGCTGCGCAACCGCATCGTCGGACGCGGTACCGAAACCGAAAGCTCGATTCGGTCCCGCATGGCCGCGGCGGCGGATGAACTGAAATTGATGGAGCACTACGATTACGCCGTCGTGAACGACGTGCTCGAGACGGCGTGCAACCGCGTGCAATGCATTATCGCGGCGGAGCACTGCAAGCGGGAACGGGTGTTTCCGGCGATCCAAAATTGGCTGAACGAGGTGTAG
- the rpoZ gene encoding DNA-directed RNA polymerase subunit omega: MLYPSIDKLVEKAGSKYLLVVAASKRARALREGAKSDLRNPRAHKQVGVALEEIHGDLITYEKTTKEAEASSPQQP, from the coding sequence ATGTTATATCCATCGATCGACAAGCTGGTCGAAAAGGCCGGCAGCAAATATTTGCTCGTCGTCGCGGCGTCGAAGCGCGCGAGAGCGCTGCGCGAAGGTGCGAAGTCCGATTTGCGCAACCCGCGGGCCCACAAGCAGGTAGGCGTCGCGCTGGAGGAAATTCACGGCGACCTGATCACGTACGAAAAAACGACCAAAGAAGCGGAAGCTTCTTCCCCTCAACAACCCTAG
- the remA gene encoding extracellular matrix/biofilm regulator RemA, which yields MAIKLINIGFGNIVSANRIISIVSPESAPIKRIIQEARDRHMLIDATYGRRTRAVIITDSDHVILSAVQPETVAHRLSNKDEDHDE from the coding sequence ATGGCTATCAAACTCATCAACATCGGATTCGGCAACATCGTATCCGCGAATCGGATCATCTCTATCGTGAGTCCCGAATCGGCGCCGATCAAGCGCATCATCCAAGAGGCGCGGGACCGGCATATGCTGATCGACGCGACGTACGGCCGCAGAACGCGGGCCGTCATCATCACGGACAGCGATCACGTTATCTTGTCCGCGGTGCAGCCCGAAACCGTCGCGCACCGGCTCTCCAACAAAGACGAGGATCACGACGAGTGA